One bacterium genomic region harbors:
- a CDS encoding glycosyltransferase, with the protein MTKKKLNILYLVPGFSSSESVTNFLPYLEVYIKHMAMQHSHNRYCILSFHYPYPSGIYLWNNLKVYSAGGRQRKHIFRILTWLHVFFLFFKIHSEEKVDIIHSFWLTECTLIGQYLSNLFDIKQIASIMGQDVLENNRYLRLLNFKNTMLTACSDFAASKFSFTRQKKTDAVIPWGLDQGLFESYRNDQPRQIDIIGIGALSTVKNFTLFIDILHEITKEHRHLKAVIIGEGHQRPLLEKRISDLKLEDTIYLTGLLSRTKVIEYLFQSKILLHTAQFEGMGYAIAEALHAGLNVISFEVGHNYRTSKAVRCRSVPEIIDQLKRLLESRLDFNPVSTCSVTDTVTSFEKIYQQLSQ; encoded by the coding sequence ATGACCAAAAAAAAATTAAATATTCTTTATTTGGTTCCAGGCTTTTCAAGTAGCGAATCTGTAACAAACTTCCTTCCATATTTGGAAGTTTATATAAAACATATGGCCATGCAACATTCGCATAATCGGTATTGTATACTTTCCTTCCACTATCCTTATCCATCTGGCATTTATTTGTGGAACAATCTTAAAGTGTATTCGGCAGGTGGACGACAACGGAAACATATTTTTCGTATTCTGACATGGCTTCATGTTTTCTTTCTATTTTTCAAAATCCATTCAGAAGAAAAGGTCGATATTATACACAGCTTTTGGTTAACTGAGTGCACATTGATTGGCCAATATTTGTCCAATTTATTTGATATAAAACAAATTGCTTCTATAATGGGACAAGATGTTTTGGAAAATAACCGTTATTTACGGCTTTTGAATTTCAAAAATACGATGCTAACAGCTTGTTCTGATTTTGCGGCATCAAAATTCTCATTTACCAGACAAAAAAAAACAGATGCGGTCATACCATGGGGACTTGACCAAGGCTTATTTGAGTCTTATAGAAATGATCAACCACGGCAAATTGATATTATAGGCATAGGCGCGTTGAGCACGGTTAAGAATTTCACCTTATTTATTGATATTTTGCATGAAATCACAAAAGAGCATCGCCATCTTAAAGCCGTAATCATCGGTGAAGGTCATCAGCGCCCGCTCCTTGAAAAAAGGATAAGCGATCTTAAGCTTGAAGATACGATTTATTTGACTGGCCTTTTGTCCAGAACCAAAGTGATCGAATATTTGTTTCAAAGTAAAATCCTTTTACATACGGCACAATTTGAAGGGATGGGATATGCGATAGCCGAAGCCTTGCATGCTGGCTTAAATGTTATATCATTTGAAGTCGGACACAATTACCGAACCAGTAAGGCTGTCCGATGCCGTTCCGTTCCAGAAATTATTGATCAGCTGAAACGCTTGCTTGAAAGCCGTCTTGACTTCAATCCTGTTTCGACCTGTTCTGTTACAGATACCGTGACATCGTTTGAAAAAATCTATCAACAATTAAGTCAGTAG
- a CDS encoding methyltransferase domain-containing protein, with protein sequence MFSKFKIERVDSQTGFDLLAQTYDTTLNPVRDLSNEIVKNWMTDLYGKRLLDLGCGTGYFCEIAEKKGAQTVIGIDHSEKMISIAQKKLKTTQLICQNLETTQWPDLKFDLIVSALVVGYISNLKDFFSKIARVLEKKGVFLITDFHPFQILTGAERSFLTQSKNRIEIHHFLHMIEDYISACNTNNFYIADMKELLWQQQPLVLALQLKKL encoded by the coding sequence ATGTTTTCGAAATTTAAAATAGAGAGAGTTGACTCGCAGACAGGCTTTGATTTATTAGCACAAACCTATGATACCACATTAAATCCTGTTAGAGATTTATCCAATGAGATAGTAAAAAACTGGATGACGGATTTATATGGTAAACGATTGTTAGATTTAGGCTGTGGTACCGGCTACTTTTGTGAAATAGCCGAAAAAAAAGGCGCTCAAACAGTAATTGGCATTGACCATTCGGAAAAAATGATCTCTATCGCTCAAAAAAAACTTAAAACAACACAACTTATTTGTCAAAATTTAGAAACTACCCAATGGCCCGATCTAAAATTTGACTTAATCGTGTCAGCATTGGTTGTGGGATATATTTCAAATCTGAAAGACTTCTTTTCGAAGATTGCGCGAGTTTTAGAGAAAAAAGGCGTCTTTCTAATAACAGACTTTCATCCTTTCCAGATTCTTACCGGAGCTGAAAGATCTTTTTTGACACAATCAAAGAATCGAATCGAGATTCATCATTTTTTACATATGATCGAAGACTATATCTCTGCCTGCAACACTAATAATTTCTATATCGCCGACATGAAAGAACTATTGTGGCAACAACAGCCTCTTGTTTTAGCACTACAACTGAAAAAATTATGA
- a CDS encoding amidohydrolase family protein, with protein sequence MATTASCFSTTTEKIMKLLLKNLSWFSENIERDGDIRIDRGYITEIGKGLISKKRENTIDYSGHFVYPGLINAHDHFEFNLYPILGTPPYSNYAEWSKDIHKKNERTIQAIQSVPLYDRLVWSAIKNIISGVTCVIHHNPYYKHFHKQWPNTFPIRVLKNYAWQHSLNLPEQTGSTFSAKKPFIIHAAEGTDKFCRDEIYLLESRGWLKSNTVIVHGIALTDSQIDLISQRNASLIWCPSSNLNIYKQTAPIIYMKDKIKIALGTDSTLTGSPTLLDEMKIALNTGLTSEKELFDMVTRNCIQIFPSIIFNEMHCGSPADLFILPETSSSYYANLMTANPSNIQLVLIGGNPCLIDDTCISQFNKDGPNALIWGKAKWMSVDLQSLKKRISKIVSDSILNQTNLWPKIQALTV encoded by the coding sequence GTGGCAACAACAGCCTCTTGTTTTAGCACTACAACTGAAAAAATTATGAAATTATTGTTAAAAAATCTCAGTTGGTTTAGCGAGAATATTGAAAGAGACGGCGATATACGAATTGATAGAGGTTATATTACTGAAATTGGTAAGGGTTTAATTTCTAAAAAACGTGAAAATACAATCGATTATAGCGGACATTTCGTGTATCCGGGTCTTATCAATGCCCATGATCACTTTGAATTTAACCTATATCCGATTCTTGGAACGCCTCCATATTCTAACTATGCTGAATGGTCAAAAGATATTCACAAAAAGAATGAGAGAACTATTCAAGCGATTCAATCTGTTCCCCTATACGATCGCTTAGTATGGAGCGCAATAAAAAATATAATTTCAGGTGTGACTTGTGTAATTCACCATAATCCGTATTACAAGCATTTTCATAAGCAGTGGCCAAATACATTTCCTATCCGAGTTTTAAAAAATTACGCATGGCAACATTCATTGAACCTTCCTGAGCAAACCGGCTCTACTTTTAGTGCTAAAAAACCTTTCATAATCCATGCCGCTGAAGGTACTGACAAATTCTGCCGTGATGAAATCTATCTCCTTGAATCGAGAGGTTGGCTGAAATCTAATACGGTTATAGTTCACGGCATTGCGCTAACTGATTCGCAAATTGACTTGATAAGCCAACGGAACGCAAGTTTAATTTGGTGTCCATCATCAAATCTCAATATATATAAACAAACAGCCCCTATTATTTATATGAAAGATAAAATTAAAATTGCTTTAGGAACAGATTCAACTTTAACCGGTTCCCCAACATTACTGGATGAAATGAAAATAGCTCTAAATACTGGCTTGACCAGTGAAAAAGAACTCTTCGATATGGTAACACGTAATTGTATTCAAATTTTTCCTTCAATCATATTTAATGAAATGCACTGCGGTTCTCCTGCAGATTTATTTATTTTACCGGAAACATCCTCCTCTTACTATGCTAATTTAATGACTGCAAATCCATCGAATATTCAGCTCGTACTTATTGGCGGTAATCCATGCTTAATTGACGATACGTGCATTTCACAATTTAACAAGGATGGCCCTAATGCTCTAATTTGGGGAAAAGCAAAATGGATGTCGGTTGATTTGCAAAGTTTAAAAAAGCGAATATCTAAAATTGTATCCGATTCGATTTTAAATCAAACCAATTTATGGCCGAAGATACAAGCATTGACAGTATGA
- a CDS encoding glycosyltransferase family 2 protein — protein MKVSIVIPTRNRLQNLKRLLQSLSSQTNIHEVIVVDASDIKLSPSDIDGFHLPICICYTQPSVCHQRNFGIQRSKSEWILLCDDDIELPKDYLQRLSIYALKNKEAVLITGLFLEKNIHNEWSYEYPVSFKGLIWNFIFQLPLWTNLNNIPKGFIKNFYTKRRNTFTLAGWPLVTDFQYPSFKTSIYSLGAALVQRKILLQIPFDEILDSNGIGDNYGVAIQIPQEQPFHILMNTYVYHHKSPINRLNRHISYGRRILALDYFMRKSGRFSYLNFMFLLWSIVGNFVRQTLTWQWNLAFTSGKIFFLLLLNRNSYRIRIKTVNK, from the coding sequence ATGAAAGTTAGTATTGTAATCCCTACACGAAATCGCTTGCAAAACCTGAAACGGCTTCTCCAGTCACTCTCATCGCAAACTAATATTCACGAAGTAATTGTTGTTGATGCGAGTGACATAAAACTATCTCCGTCTGATATCGATGGTTTTCACCTTCCCATATGTATTTGTTACACGCAACCTTCTGTCTGCCATCAGCGTAATTTTGGCATTCAACGTTCCAAATCCGAATGGATACTACTTTGCGATGACGACATTGAATTGCCTAAGGATTATTTACAAAGATTATCAATCTATGCATTAAAGAATAAAGAAGCTGTCCTCATCACAGGTTTGTTTTTGGAAAAAAACATTCATAATGAATGGAGTTACGAATATCCGGTTTCTTTCAAAGGATTAATTTGGAATTTTATCTTTCAACTTCCATTATGGACAAATTTAAATAATATCCCGAAAGGATTTATCAAAAACTTTTATACAAAACGGAGAAACACTTTCACTCTAGCCGGATGGCCATTAGTAACGGATTTTCAATACCCGTCATTTAAAACATCCATCTATAGTTTAGGCGCCGCGTTAGTGCAACGAAAAATTCTTTTACAGATTCCTTTTGACGAAATTTTGGATTCCAATGGAATCGGTGATAATTATGGCGTCGCTATTCAAATACCTCAAGAGCAGCCATTTCATATTTTAATGAATACCTATGTCTACCATCACAAAAGCCCGATTAACCGTTTGAATCGTCATATCTCTTATGGCCGAAGAATTTTGGCGCTGGATTATTTTATGCGAAAAAGTGGCCGTTTTTCTTATTTAAATTTTATGTTCTTACTATGGTCGATCGTTGGGAATTTTGTGAGACAAACTTTAACGTGGCAATGGAATTTAGCTTTTACAAGCGGAAAAATTTTCTTTCTTCTTCTCCTTAACAGAAATTCATACCGCATCCGTATAAAGACAGTAAATAAATAG
- a CDS encoding radical SAM protein produces the protein MLSKISSTFLRIVKPTNDRIVSLPIVVLMPHSACNCRCVMCDIWKNNINKYELDTDRIGKIVNDLKKLRTRLVVLSGGEALLHPKIFDFCTIIRNARIKISLLSTGLLLERFCNQIITHTDDVIISLDGSETVHNLIRRIPDAFLKLKTGVQSIKQLKPHFRITGRCVIQKKNFRDIENIIVSAKNMGLDQISFLAADTFTSAFNHDTTRLHINEITIDKNELPEFHQILKDLFVKFKIDFQSKFIVESPSKMMHIYHHYAAANDIGNFEAPRCNAPWVSAVIEADGNVRPCFFHTSYDTLSSGTIESIINAPQAVQFRKNLDVKKNDICRHCVCSLYFKHRLF, from the coding sequence ATGCTATCAAAAATCTCGAGTACATTTCTGCGTATTGTCAAACCAACAAATGATCGAATTGTTTCCCTTCCCATTGTCGTTCTTATGCCACATAGCGCCTGCAATTGCCGATGCGTGATGTGTGACATCTGGAAAAATAATATTAATAAGTACGAGCTCGATACCGATCGTATTGGAAAAATTGTTAACGATTTAAAAAAATTACGTACTCGTTTGGTTGTATTGTCCGGAGGTGAGGCTTTGCTTCATCCTAAAATATTCGATTTTTGTACAATCATCCGTAATGCCAGAATAAAAATCAGCTTGTTGTCCACCGGACTGCTCTTGGAGAGATTCTGTAATCAAATTATTACACATACCGATGATGTTATTATTTCTCTTGATGGCTCGGAAACTGTTCACAATCTCATTCGCCGTATTCCCGACGCTTTTCTTAAACTCAAAACGGGTGTCCAAAGTATTAAACAATTAAAACCTCATTTTCGCATTACCGGACGATGCGTTATCCAAAAGAAGAACTTTAGAGATATTGAGAACATTATTGTGTCGGCGAAAAACATGGGCTTAGATCAAATTAGCTTTCTAGCCGCCGATACTTTTACATCGGCTTTCAATCACGATACCACAAGATTGCATATAAATGAAATTACCATTGACAAAAACGAATTACCTGAATTCCATCAAATCCTTAAAGATCTTTTTGTCAAATTCAAAATAGATTTTCAAAGCAAGTTTATTGTCGAATCCCCGAGTAAAATGATGCACATTTATCATCATTACGCTGCCGCCAATGATATCGGCAATTTTGAAGCACCCAGATGTAATGCACCATGGGTTTCGGCTGTCATTGAAGCGGACGGAAATGTACGGCCGTGTTTTTTTCACACCTCTTACGACACACTGTCCTCCGGAACGATTGAATCAATTATAAATGCCCCACAAGCCGTTCAGTTTAGAAAAAATTTAGACGTTAAGAAAAATGATATTTGCCGGCATTGTGTATGCTCATTGTATTTCAAACACCGTCTATTTTAA
- a CDS encoding TIGR01212 family radical SAM protein (This family includes YhcC from E. coli K-12, an uncharacterized radical SAM protein.) — MNYPHTLQFPHSFITNEQRFYSYHQYLKSRFGHRIHKITVDGGFTCPNRDGTVAFGGCTYCNNEGFSPASNTYRPKIYLKPSTGIRDQIDNSLPQMRRRFKIDKFFVYFQAYSNTYAPVEQLKKMYDEALSHPDIIGLVIGTRPDCIDPEKLDLLESYTHNYYISIEYGCESIYDRTLEWVNRAHTYQCFVDAVQATADRDIDVCGHIILGFPTESRDEMVAMADALSILPLKFIKIHNLHIVDGTALAHTYKTHPFHVFEFDEYLELVTDFVERLSPSIAIERLYGDAPQGMMIAPTWMTTGSDMAKAVNQKLIERNTYQGILSVNRFMDTNIKKTETVNSQ, encoded by the coding sequence ATGAACTATCCGCACACTTTGCAGTTTCCTCATTCTTTTATTACAAATGAACAACGTTTTTATTCTTATCATCAATACTTAAAATCCCGTTTCGGCCATCGGATACATAAAATAACCGTAGACGGCGGGTTTACTTGCCCCAATCGCGACGGCACCGTGGCTTTTGGCGGCTGTACTTATTGCAATAATGAAGGCTTCAGTCCCGCTTCAAATACGTACCGCCCAAAAATTTATCTGAAGCCGTCTACAGGAATTCGGGATCAAATTGACAATAGCTTGCCGCAGATGCGTCGGCGATTTAAAATCGATAAATTCTTTGTCTATTTTCAGGCTTACAGCAATACGTACGCACCGGTCGAACAGTTGAAAAAAATGTATGATGAAGCTTTGAGTCATCCTGATATTATCGGCCTCGTTATAGGCACTCGTCCAGATTGTATTGATCCGGAAAAATTAGACCTGTTAGAATCGTATACTCATAACTATTATATCAGCATTGAATACGGGTGTGAGTCGATTTACGATCGCACGTTGGAATGGGTCAACCGCGCCCATACATATCAATGTTTTGTCGATGCCGTTCAGGCCACAGCCGATCGAGACATCGACGTGTGCGGACATATTATCCTCGGTTTTCCGACCGAGTCTCGCGATGAAATGGTAGCGATGGCCGATGCATTATCGATATTACCGCTGAAATTTATTAAAATTCACAACCTGCACATCGTTGATGGCACCGCACTCGCTCACACCTATAAAACTCACCCCTTTCATGTTTTTGAATTCGATGAATATCTCGAATTAGTTACGGATTTTGTTGAACGACTTTCTCCATCCATTGCGATCGAAAGATTGTACGGCGATGCGCCTCAAGGAATGATGATCGCGCCTACATGGATGACCACCGGTTCCGATATGGCAAAAGCCGTTAATCAAAAATTGATCGAACGTAATACCTATCAAGGTATTCTCTCTGTAAACAGGTTCATGGATACCAATATCAAAAAAACAGAAACGGTTAATTCGCAATAG
- a CDS encoding YajQ family cyclic di-GMP-binding protein encodes MHSFDIVSKINTQELTNAVQQAIKEIQTRYDFKGTKSSIEQGKEEIVILADDDFKMKAIIDILQNKMIKRGVPIKALKYGKQEEASGSMVRMTIKLQQGIEQENAKKIVAQIKESKLKVQAAIQGDQVRVSGKNIDDLQTIMKMLKEKELDFAMQFENYR; translated from the coding sequence ATGCATTCGTTTGACATTGTTTCAAAAATCAACACGCAGGAACTCACCAATGCTGTTCAACAGGCTATCAAAGAAATTCAAACACGATATGATTTTAAAGGCACTAAAAGTTCTATCGAACAAGGCAAAGAAGAAATCGTAATTTTAGCCGATGATGATTTCAAAATGAAAGCTATTATAGATATTCTCCAAAATAAAATGATCAAACGCGGCGTACCCATCAAAGCATTGAAATATGGAAAGCAAGAAGAGGCTTCTGGAAGTATGGTCCGAATGACTATCAAGCTACAGCAGGGTATTGAGCAGGAAAATGCCAAAAAAATTGTCGCTCAAATCAAAGAAAGTAAATTAAAAGTCCAAGCGGCGATACAAGGCGATCAGGTTCGCGTCAGCGGCAAAAACATTGATGACCTTCAGACCATCATGAAAATGCTCAAGGAAAAAGAGCTCGACTTCGCCATGCAATTCGAAAATTATCGCTGA
- the galE gene encoding UDP-glucose 4-epimerase GalE has translation MKVLVTGGAGYIGSHALRRLKQAGHQTVVLDNLVFGHAEFVSPDELIIGDLSDSALLQKTFKENQFDAVMHFAAYAYVGESVENPAKYYRNNVASTLQLLETMVAHGIKQFIFSSTCATYGLPKSVPITEDHPQSPINPYGMTKWMVEKILKDFDHAYGLKSVCLRYFNAAGADPDGGIGEDHSPETHLIPLVFDTALGRRPYITVFGTDYPTPDGTCIRDYIHVTDLADAHVLALKYLCDHGRSEAFNLGNGHGFSVKEVIQASEKIVGHDIPVKFGNRREGDPPVLIGSADKAKTILGWRPHFAELSVIIETAWHWHRLRFQKNN, from the coding sequence GTGAAAGTTCTAGTTACAGGCGGTGCCGGGTATATTGGCTCTCATGCCTTACGGCGGTTGAAACAAGCCGGCCATCAAACGGTTGTTTTGGACAACCTTGTTTTCGGGCACGCTGAATTTGTTTCACCGGATGAATTGATTATCGGTGATCTGTCGGATTCGGCGTTGCTTCAAAAAACTTTCAAGGAAAACCAATTTGATGCGGTCATGCATTTCGCAGCATACGCCTATGTAGGTGAATCGGTTGAAAATCCTGCTAAATATTATCGCAATAATGTAGCGTCAACACTTCAGCTGCTCGAAACGATGGTTGCACACGGCATCAAACAATTTATTTTTTCTTCAACGTGCGCAACGTATGGTTTACCTAAATCCGTTCCGATTACTGAAGATCATCCGCAATCGCCAATCAACCCATACGGCATGACAAAATGGATGGTTGAAAAAATATTAAAAGACTTTGATCATGCCTATGGATTAAAATCCGTATGCTTACGCTATTTTAATGCAGCCGGCGCCGATCCTGATGGAGGTATTGGCGAAGATCATTCTCCGGAAACTCATTTGATCCCGCTCGTTTTCGATACAGCATTGGGACGTCGGCCATACATAACCGTCTTTGGAACTGATTACCCTACTCCGGACGGTACATGCATTCGCGACTATATTCACGTCACGGATCTTGCCGATGCGCATGTGCTGGCCTTGAAATATTTATGCGATCATGGCCGCAGCGAAGCATTTAATCTCGGTAACGGTCATGGCTTTTCAGTCAAAGAAGTTATCCAAGCTTCTGAAAAAATTGTCGGACATGATATCCCGGTAAAATTTGGAAACAGACGCGAAGGCGATCCTCCTGTTCTTATCGGCAGTGCCGATAAAGCAAAAACAATTTTAGGATGGCGTCCTCATTTCGCAGAATTATCTGTCATTATTGAAACTGCGTGGCATTGGCACCGTCTCCGATTTCAGAAAAATAATTGA
- a CDS encoding YicC family protein produces the protein MIYSMTGYGKAEKLQNGTSIAVEIRSLNNRYLDLTFKCPRLFLYRENEVKEFLKKKIERGKISLTVTVQSNQYNFTNMRIDHDLVKQYVHMLREASEKAGIGGEIKLEHLLNFSDIFSANTDDEEYNLLWKDILDATNQAIDELNEMRRKEGDQLAKDLIGRVQLVENYLNKITELAKNEVSLEFAKLQERLVKLLERTDMDPQRLQMEIAVLADKVDITEELVRFRSHNKLFVDLIHGKETQIGRKLNFIAQEMGREANTIGSKSSLPEVIHTVVSIKEELEKLREQIQNVE, from the coding sequence ATGATCTACAGTATGACTGGTTACGGCAAAGCTGAAAAGCTTCAGAATGGCACTTCGATCGCCGTCGAAATACGTTCGCTCAACAATCGATACCTTGATTTGACATTTAAATGCCCCCGCCTTTTTCTTTACCGGGAAAATGAAGTCAAAGAGTTCCTGAAAAAGAAAATTGAACGTGGAAAAATTTCGCTGACCGTTACGGTTCAATCCAATCAGTACAACTTTACCAACATGCGTATCGATCATGATCTGGTAAAACAATATGTGCATATGCTGCGGGAAGCTTCAGAAAAAGCCGGAATCGGAGGCGAGATCAAGCTCGAACACCTACTTAATTTCTCGGACATTTTCTCCGCCAATACCGACGACGAAGAATACAATCTGCTCTGGAAAGATATTCTCGACGCTACGAACCAGGCGATTGATGAATTAAATGAGATGCGGCGAAAAGAAGGCGATCAATTGGCAAAAGACCTGATTGGTCGTGTTCAACTCGTCGAAAACTATCTCAACAAGATTACTGAACTGGCTAAAAACGAAGTCAGCCTTGAATTTGCTAAATTGCAGGAACGGCTTGTAAAGCTTTTAGAACGAACAGATATGGATCCACAACGTTTGCAGATGGAAATTGCCGTCCTTGCAGACAAAGTTGATATTACAGAAGAATTAGTACGTTTTCGAAGCCATAATAAATTGTTCGTCGATCTGATTCATGGAAAAGAAACGCAAATTGGAAGAAAGTTAAATTTCATCGCTCAGGAAATGGGCCGCGAAGCCAATACGATCGGCTCCAAATCATCGCTACCGGAAGTTATTCATACCGTTGTATCCATTAAAGAAGAGCTTGAAAAACTCCGCGAACAAATTCAGAACGTCGAATAA
- a CDS encoding DedA family protein: MFENLEYWWQTLNALDTATIYLLIFLSGYLENCIPPIPGDMVTVFAASMVGTGRLNYFLTFLTATAGNLSGFMTMYHIARYFGKDFFVRKNYRFFPVENIEKAEAWFNRHGYRIILFNRFLSGLRSVISIFAGMAHLKRRKIIPLALLSACMWDGVLIYGGFLLGDNWKGFIKIVEQYNKIVVTLIVLFITIFIVRKLVIRYKTKSHNRSTNVNE; this comes from the coding sequence ATGTTTGAAAATCTAGAATATTGGTGGCAGACTCTTAATGCACTTGACACGGCCACAATTTATCTGCTTATTTTTCTAAGTGGATATCTGGAAAATTGCATACCCCCTATTCCTGGCGATATGGTAACCGTATTTGCCGCCAGTATGGTTGGTACCGGAAGACTCAATTATTTCCTAACATTTTTAACGGCCACCGCTGGCAATCTTTCCGGGTTTATGACCATGTATCATATTGCACGTTACTTTGGAAAAGATTTTTTTGTCAGAAAAAATTATCGTTTCTTTCCTGTGGAAAACATCGAAAAAGCCGAAGCCTGGTTTAACCGACATGGCTATCGAATCATTTTGTTCAATCGCTTTTTGAGCGGACTTCGTTCGGTTATTTCAATTTTTGCCGGAATGGCTCATTTAAAACGAAGGAAGATCATTCCTTTGGCGCTGTTGAGTGCATGTATGTGGGATGGAGTCCTCATTTACGGCGGCTTTTTACTTGGAGATAACTGGAAGGGATTCATTAAAATTGTTGAACAATATAATAAAATTGTAGTCACGCTGATTGTTTTGTTTATTACTATTTTTATAGTCCGAAAATTAGTAATACGGTATAAAACTAAATCGCATAATCGCTCAACCAATGTTAACGAATAA